Proteins from one Pseudarthrobacter sp. BIM B-2242 genomic window:
- a CDS encoding tyramine oxidase subunit B, translated as MSTRINLRYLSEPDMVEAGVGDVVRCTDVMEEALVLLRQGDYRMAGDNGNSHGAMITFPEAPGFDGMPKDGPDRRFMAMPAYLGGRFGTSGVKWYGSNTENRQKGLPRSIHVFVLNDRDTGAPLAIMSANLLSAYRTGAVPGVGVKHLAKADAKVAAVVGPGVIARSVLETTLALRPSIDTLLVKGRSAGSTQTFVDWAKAKFPQLSSVTSAGTIEEAIADADIVMATTSTDAAGSDAFPYFPKSAIKPGALLLLPAAARFDDDFLQGDARLVIDAEGLYQAWLEEYGPTAYQILGIPGSHWFGLLEDGKIPASKIEEIADIATGKLPGRRNDEEIILYSVGGMPVEDVAWATDLYRAADEQNIGTVLNLWDTPALA; from the coding sequence ATGTCCACCAGAATCAACCTCCGTTACCTGAGCGAACCCGACATGGTCGAGGCCGGCGTCGGCGACGTTGTCCGCTGCACTGACGTGATGGAGGAGGCGCTTGTTCTCCTGCGCCAGGGTGACTACCGGATGGCGGGCGATAACGGCAATTCCCACGGTGCCATGATCACGTTCCCGGAGGCGCCCGGATTCGACGGCATGCCGAAGGACGGGCCGGACCGCCGTTTCATGGCAATGCCCGCCTATCTGGGCGGCCGCTTCGGCACCTCGGGCGTCAAATGGTACGGCTCCAACACGGAAAACCGCCAGAAGGGGCTGCCCCGCTCGATCCACGTATTTGTCCTGAATGACAGGGATACCGGGGCACCGCTTGCCATCATGAGTGCCAACCTTCTCAGCGCCTACCGCACCGGCGCCGTCCCCGGCGTCGGGGTCAAGCACCTCGCGAAGGCCGACGCCAAGGTTGCGGCGGTTGTCGGCCCCGGAGTCATCGCGCGCTCCGTGCTTGAGACGACGCTGGCGCTGCGCCCCTCGATCGACACGCTGCTGGTGAAGGGCCGAAGCGCCGGCAGCACGCAGACGTTTGTTGACTGGGCCAAGGCCAAGTTCCCGCAGCTCAGCAGCGTCACGTCGGCCGGGACGATCGAGGAGGCCATCGCCGATGCTGACATCGTCATGGCGACCACCTCAACCGATGCAGCAGGAAGCGATGCGTTCCCCTACTTCCCGAAATCGGCCATCAAGCCCGGCGCCCTGCTGTTGCTTCCGGCCGCCGCCCGTTTCGACGACGACTTCCTCCAGGGTGACGCGCGCCTGGTGATCGACGCTGAGGGCCTGTACCAGGCATGGCTCGAGGAATACGGCCCCACCGCATACCAGATCCTGGGCATCCCGGGCTCGCACTGGTTCGGCCTGCTCGAAGACGGAAAAATTCCCGCGTCGAAAATCGAGGAGATCGCCGACATTGCAACGGGCAAGCTCCCCGGCCGCCGCAATGACGAAGAAATCATCCTCTATTCCGTAGGCGGGATGCCCGTGGAAGATGTTGCCTGGGCGACAGATCTCTACCGTGCCGCCGACGAGCAGAACATCGGCACCGTCCTGAATCTCTGGGACACGCCGGCCCTCGCCTGA
- a CDS encoding multidrug efflux SMR transporter — MKWILLAGAILSEVTASLSLKAALENPTFFIVVVLGYSASFAFLAGVLRKGLGLGVAYGIWAALGVTLTVLLAAVLFGEALTPVMMIGVAMVIGGVLCVELGSRKEPAKEPEHEAVAA, encoded by the coding sequence ATGAAGTGGATTCTTCTCGCCGGCGCGATCCTGAGCGAGGTGACGGCGTCCCTCTCTTTAAAAGCGGCCCTTGAAAACCCGACTTTCTTCATCGTGGTGGTCCTCGGTTATTCCGCCTCTTTCGCGTTCCTCGCCGGAGTCCTCCGCAAAGGCCTGGGCCTTGGCGTGGCGTATGGGATCTGGGCTGCGCTGGGAGTAACACTCACCGTGCTGCTGGCCGCCGTCCTTTTTGGCGAAGCACTGACCCCGGTAATGATGATCGGCGTGGCCATGGTCATCGGCGGCGTGCTCTGCGTTGAACTCGGGTCACGCAAGGAGCCGGCAAAAGAACCGGAACACGAGGCGGTTGCCGCATGA
- a CDS encoding multidrug efflux SMR transporter produces MMWLLLTAAILTEVTATLLLRVASTGKRRWYIPVGVGYFLAFTLLTLTLDQGMNLGVAYGIWAAAGVALTALASRVFFKETITPVMMLGLGLIIGGVLLIELGAAH; encoded by the coding sequence ATGATGTGGCTGTTGCTGACGGCGGCAATCCTCACCGAGGTCACCGCTACCCTCTTGCTGCGAGTCGCGTCCACCGGGAAACGCCGCTGGTACATCCCTGTGGGCGTCGGCTACTTCCTGGCGTTCACGCTCCTCACCCTGACCCTGGACCAGGGAATGAACCTCGGGGTCGCCTACGGGATCTGGGCCGCTGCCGGGGTTGCCCTGACGGCCCTCGCCAGCCGTGTCTTCTTCAAGGAGACCATCACGCCGGTCATGATGCTCGGGCTCGGCCTCATCATCGGCGGCGTTCTCCTCATCGAGCTGGGTGCAGCCCACTAA
- a CDS encoding IclR family transcriptional regulator: protein MSYKPAHAGSGPASNSLRILETVARFGTGTTAKEITDALRMPPATAYRLLNALVGDEYLVRTSDLRGFALGHALSGLVAAATPPTVCTAARTIIDEFRQGVRFAVHLMMFRSASLRVAEEDPDYPLHSVFELLRYPHASAAGKLMLAELGDPALALPGGQLVKVTDHTITDSGRLEEQLAEIRVAGQASEINELEEGSASLALPVQLPDGSAGAALCLTGPAERFTAISEHAEAARELTVRLKPLLF, encoded by the coding sequence ATGAGCTACAAGCCAGCGCACGCCGGTTCGGGACCGGCGTCGAACTCGCTCAGGATCCTGGAGACGGTGGCCCGGTTCGGCACCGGGACAACGGCGAAAGAGATCACCGATGCCCTGCGCATGCCTCCGGCCACTGCCTACAGGCTGCTGAATGCGCTTGTGGGGGACGAATACCTGGTCCGCACCTCCGATCTCCGCGGCTTCGCCCTCGGCCACGCCCTGTCAGGTCTGGTCGCCGCGGCGACCCCGCCAACCGTATGCACCGCAGCCCGCACCATCATCGACGAGTTCCGGCAGGGGGTCCGTTTTGCCGTCCACCTCATGATGTTCAGGAGCGCTTCGCTCAGGGTCGCCGAAGAAGATCCTGATTATCCGCTCCATTCAGTATTCGAGCTGCTCCGGTATCCACACGCTTCAGCGGCGGGGAAACTGATGCTCGCCGAGCTTGGTGATCCGGCCCTTGCGCTTCCGGGCGGTCAGCTTGTGAAGGTGACGGACCACACCATTACGGACAGTGGCCGGCTGGAAGAACAACTGGCAGAAATCAGGGTCGCGGGCCAGGCCTCGGAGATCAACGAACTCGAAGAAGGATCCGCCAGCCTTGCACTTCCCGTGCAGTTGCCGGACGGGTCAGCGGGTGCGGCACTGTGCCTCACCGGCCCGGCGGAACGGTTCACCGCAATCTCCGAACACGCGGAGGCGGCCCGTGAACTCACGGTACGACTGAAGCCGCTCCTGTTCTGA
- a CDS encoding APC family permease: protein MSARGDRFITPRSPVEGLRRRKLSFLPVFAQSVANVAPAGAMTVIPALIFPGLVFGAGGTSLLLTFGVAMAVMVLVAFCLRPMAKRMAAVSGLYSYTAKGLGQRTAITAGWSAIFGYGLVAMASLLAVGTYVVELFINLGMPAADPKAFTVLVIVAAAGAACFLMIRGIQLSAWSTLLMETVSIGILAVLMIVYFAVNGPTLNFTSVFAWNGHLDSLSIGIVVAVSAFVGFESPTTLGGEAQKPFVSVPRAITWTPILAGVLYLLAATAQDVALRDAPSGITTSSTPLSDLFSQTSPAFAALLDLGIAASWFACAIASVNALARIFFCMGREGVAPRAVGRTHPAFRTPSTAILAVMPVVAIVPIAIILSGSSPEQGLANLFTLGAYGYLGSYVLASASMPFFLRRIGETTYASWILGAATSLVLGAVLWMAAAASIGTGNLQTLIYGGVLLASVIYAMYLHRRLPQRLASVGIYDETRQSDLFHGGPAT from the coding sequence GTGTCTGCACGCGGTGATCGCTTCATCACGCCCCGCTCTCCGGTGGAGGGCCTGCGGCGGCGGAAGCTTTCCTTCCTGCCGGTGTTCGCGCAGTCAGTAGCAAACGTGGCGCCCGCCGGCGCCATGACTGTCATCCCGGCCCTGATCTTTCCGGGGCTTGTCTTTGGAGCCGGCGGGACAAGCCTTTTGCTCACCTTCGGCGTAGCCATGGCGGTCATGGTCCTGGTTGCCTTCTGCCTGAGGCCGATGGCAAAGCGCATGGCCGCCGTCAGCGGCCTCTACAGTTACACCGCCAAGGGGCTGGGCCAGCGGACGGCTATCACCGCCGGCTGGTCCGCCATCTTCGGGTATGGCCTTGTTGCCATGGCGAGCCTGCTGGCCGTTGGCACCTATGTGGTGGAGCTGTTCATCAACCTCGGCATGCCCGCCGCAGATCCCAAAGCTTTCACTGTGCTGGTCATTGTTGCCGCCGCCGGCGCCGCCTGTTTCCTCATGATCAGGGGGATCCAGCTATCCGCATGGTCCACCCTCTTAATGGAAACCGTCTCCATCGGAATCCTCGCCGTCCTGATGATCGTCTACTTCGCCGTCAATGGGCCGACGCTCAATTTCACGAGTGTGTTCGCCTGGAACGGACACCTTGATTCGCTATCGATCGGAATCGTGGTGGCAGTCAGTGCCTTCGTCGGCTTCGAGAGCCCAACCACCCTCGGAGGGGAAGCACAGAAACCCTTCGTCAGCGTGCCGCGGGCCATTACCTGGACTCCCATCCTGGCCGGCGTCCTCTATCTCCTCGCGGCCACCGCACAGGACGTAGCCCTCAGGGATGCGCCATCCGGCATAACAACCAGTTCCACGCCGTTGTCAGACCTGTTTTCGCAGACGTCCCCCGCGTTCGCGGCCCTCCTCGATCTCGGAATTGCGGCATCGTGGTTTGCCTGCGCCATCGCCTCCGTCAACGCCCTGGCCCGGATATTTTTCTGCATGGGCCGCGAAGGCGTCGCCCCGCGTGCTGTCGGGCGGACACATCCTGCTTTTCGGACACCCTCGACGGCGATACTCGCCGTCATGCCTGTCGTCGCCATAGTTCCCATCGCCATCATCCTCTCCGGATCCAGTCCTGAGCAGGGACTCGCGAACCTCTTTACGCTCGGCGCCTACGGGTACCTTGGGTCCTACGTCCTTGCCAGTGCGTCCATGCCGTTTTTCCTGCGCAGGATCGGGGAGACCACTTATGCCAGCTGGATACTTGGAGCGGCAACATCCCTGGTTCTCGGGGCTGTGCTGTGGATGGCTGCCGCCGCGTCGATTGGGACAGGGAACCTGCAGACGCTCATCTACGGCGGCGTCCTCCTTGCCAGCGTCATTTACGCGATGTACCTTCACCGGCGGTTGCCCCAGCGCCTGGCATCAGTGGGCATCTACGACGAGACCCGGCAATCGGACCTGTTCCATGGGGGCCCGGCCACATGA
- a CDS encoding MarR family winged helix-turn-helix transcriptional regulator: protein MTTEVSSGIGGGPGEGIEPDTLAIDLRIAVMRTSRRLRIEATGDVITPGQYTVLAHVRGGALTLRELAEREHVQAPSMTRIVNALTEQGLVSRTAHPKDGRQIHVEITPAGEAVLNEARSQRTAWLARRVAGLSEEDRLTLSRAAHIMQELSAR from the coding sequence ATGACAACTGAGGTTTCTTCCGGCATCGGCGGCGGGCCCGGCGAGGGTATCGAGCCGGACACATTGGCAATTGACCTTCGGATTGCCGTGATGCGCACATCCCGCCGGCTGCGCATCGAAGCGACCGGGGATGTCATCACGCCGGGCCAATACACGGTGCTGGCGCACGTCCGCGGCGGCGCCCTGACCCTCCGTGAACTGGCAGAACGCGAGCACGTGCAGGCGCCCTCAATGACGCGCATAGTCAATGCACTAACAGAACAAGGTCTTGTGTCGCGGACAGCGCATCCCAAGGACGGCCGCCAAATCCACGTAGAGATCACGCCGGCGGGCGAGGCCGTCCTTAACGAGGCCCGCAGCCAGCGGACAGCCTGGCTGGCCCGGCGCGTGGCCGGGCTCAGCGAAGAGGACCGTCTGACGCTGAGCCGGGCCGCGCACATCATGCAGGAATTGA
- the katG gene encoding catalase/peroxidase HPI yields the protein MTDRPEHPPIPTPGSAQGLDSKVEGGCPVAPGSATSHGSESENPAIDSPQPKAHRPRTVADWWPNQLDLSVLHAHNQAGNPLGPDFSYREEFRKLDVEALKQDITQVLTTSQDWWPADFGHYGGLMIRLSWHAAGTYRVHDGRGGAGDGSQRFAPLNSWPDNANLDKARRLLWPVKQKYGRKLSWADLIVLAGNVALESMGFKTFGFAFGREDVWEPEEIFWGPEDTWLGDERYIGEGRMSEEVGSTEMGLIYVNPEGPMGNPDPLEAAAFIRETFKRMAMNDEETLALIAGGHTFGKTHGAGDADAHVGPEPEAADLETQGLGWLSTYGTGKGADTITSGLEVTWTDRPTEWSNRFFEILFGHEWELVKSPAGAHQWVAKDAEEIIPDAHDPGKKHRPTMLTTDLSLRVDPAYEKISRRFLENPDDFALAFAKAWYKLLHRDMGPVGPHMLGPWVPEAQLWQDPVPAADHELIGEHDIASLKAKLLDSGLSVSQLAGTAWAAASTYRKTDRRGGANGARIRLEPQRSWEINETEQLSTAVQALEAVQQQFNSAQAGGKKVSLADLIVLGGCAAVEKAASDAGFPVTVPFRPGRTDAAQDETDVESFEYLKPRADGFRNYVRPGEKLQPETLLLDKAYLLDLSAPEMTALVGGMRALGTNVGGSSHGVLTDRPQVLTNDFFVNLLSPGTKWKASESEENVYEISDVTTGELKWTATPADLVFGSNSQLRALAEVYASEDGGEKFVNDFVSAWVKVMELDRFDLR from the coding sequence ATGACCGATCGTCCGGAACACCCCCCGATCCCCACCCCAGGAAGTGCCCAGGGCCTGGACAGCAAAGTTGAAGGCGGCTGCCCGGTTGCCCCTGGCAGCGCCACCTCGCACGGCAGCGAGAGCGAAAACCCGGCGATCGACTCGCCGCAACCCAAGGCCCACCGTCCACGGACCGTTGCGGACTGGTGGCCGAACCAGCTGGATCTCTCCGTACTCCACGCGCACAACCAGGCGGGCAACCCGCTGGGCCCCGATTTCAGCTACCGCGAGGAGTTCCGGAAGCTCGACGTCGAGGCGCTGAAGCAGGACATCACACAGGTCCTGACCACCTCCCAGGACTGGTGGCCCGCGGACTTCGGCCACTACGGCGGTCTCATGATCCGCCTCAGCTGGCATGCGGCCGGAACCTACCGCGTCCATGACGGCCGCGGCGGCGCCGGGGACGGCAGCCAGCGTTTCGCGCCGCTTAACAGCTGGCCGGACAACGCCAACCTGGACAAGGCCCGGCGCCTGCTGTGGCCGGTCAAGCAGAAGTACGGCCGGAAGCTTTCCTGGGCTGACCTGATTGTCCTGGCAGGCAACGTGGCGCTCGAGTCCATGGGCTTCAAGACCTTTGGCTTCGCTTTCGGCCGCGAGGATGTGTGGGAGCCCGAGGAGATTTTCTGGGGACCGGAGGACACCTGGCTCGGGGATGAGCGGTACATCGGGGAGGGCCGGATGTCGGAGGAGGTCGGCTCCACGGAGATGGGCCTGATCTACGTCAACCCCGAGGGTCCGATGGGCAACCCGGACCCGCTGGAGGCCGCGGCTTTCATCCGCGAGACGTTCAAGCGCATGGCGATGAATGATGAAGAGACCCTGGCACTAATCGCCGGCGGCCACACGTTCGGCAAGACCCATGGCGCCGGTGACGCCGACGCGCACGTCGGCCCCGAACCCGAGGCCGCCGACCTCGAGACGCAGGGCCTGGGCTGGCTCAGCACCTACGGCACCGGCAAGGGCGCCGACACCATCACCTCCGGCCTCGAGGTCACCTGGACGGACCGGCCCACCGAGTGGAGCAACCGCTTCTTCGAGATCCTGTTCGGGCACGAGTGGGAGCTCGTCAAAAGCCCCGCCGGAGCGCACCAGTGGGTGGCCAAGGACGCGGAGGAGATCATCCCGGACGCCCACGATCCCGGGAAGAAGCACCGTCCCACAATGCTCACCACGGACCTCTCGCTGCGTGTTGACCCGGCGTACGAGAAGATCTCGCGGCGTTTCCTGGAGAATCCCGACGACTTCGCGCTCGCCTTCGCGAAGGCCTGGTACAAGCTGCTGCACCGCGACATGGGTCCGGTCGGCCCGCACATGCTGGGGCCGTGGGTCCCGGAGGCGCAGCTCTGGCAGGATCCCGTCCCGGCGGCGGACCACGAGCTGATCGGCGAGCATGACATCGCCTCGCTCAAGGCAAAGCTGCTGGATTCGGGACTTTCCGTCTCGCAGCTCGCCGGCACGGCATGGGCAGCCGCGTCCACTTACCGCAAGACCGACAGGCGCGGCGGTGCCAACGGGGCGCGCATCCGGTTGGAGCCCCAGCGCAGCTGGGAGATCAACGAAACCGAGCAGCTTTCGACGGCGGTGCAGGCGCTTGAAGCGGTGCAGCAGCAGTTCAACTCCGCCCAGGCCGGGGGCAAGAAGGTCTCGCTGGCAGACCTGATTGTCCTCGGCGGCTGTGCAGCGGTGGAGAAGGCGGCGAGTGACGCCGGCTTCCCCGTCACTGTGCCGTTCCGCCCGGGCCGTACCGACGCCGCCCAGGACGAGACCGACGTCGAGTCCTTCGAGTACCTGAAGCCGCGGGCGGACGGGTTCCGCAACTACGTGCGCCCCGGCGAGAAGCTCCAGCCGGAAACCCTCCTGCTGGACAAGGCATACCTGCTTGACCTTTCCGCCCCGGAAATGACGGCGCTGGTTGGCGGCATGCGGGCCCTCGGCACCAACGTCGGCGGTTCGTCCCACGGCGTCCTCACCGACAGGCCGCAGGTCCTGACCAACGACTTCTTCGTGAACCTGCTTTCGCCGGGTACGAAGTGGAAGGCCTCGGAGTCGGAGGAGAACGTCTACGAGATCAGCGATGTCACCACGGGCGAACTGAAATGGACGGCCACGCCCGCGGATTTGGTGTTCGGCTCCAACTCCCAGCTCCGGGCACTGGCCGAGGTCTACGCAAGCGAAGACGGCGGGGAGAAGTTCGTCAACGACTTCGTGTCCGCCTGGGTGAAGGTCATGGAGCTGGACCGCTTCGACCTGCGCTGA